Genomic window (Sparus aurata chromosome 19, fSpaAur1.1, whole genome shotgun sequence):
attaaaaaataatttgggAGAGGTGGTTTCTCCTAAAGAAACTGTATAACTGACTGTATAATGCAGGCATAAATTCTGACAGAAAACAATTGAGTCTAAGTGTTTATTTGATAGGGAAGCTGTATCTCTAAAATGCACCTCAGAGAGACAGTTGGGAAACTAATTGCTTAGCTGGACAGCATGTCTATAGTGAAAAGACAGCAACATTCAACAATCCTAGCTAAAATTAAATCTTCTCTGGATGGGACCAATACAATGTTTCtcttatgtttcatgttttgaaatgttaagAGAGGTTGAAACTATTGTACCTATAAATATTGTGATAAATGTGGCCACAAGAAATGATTCTGAGGTGCACTTAAAACTAAATCCATTGACGTAAGTGCTTGAAGCACAGACAGACTCAGAGGATGACAGTTCCACAAAAGACTGTATTTAAAATATTGAAACCTCCTGGATTacttctaaaataaatattttcttgTTCAGTGACTGATTGAGCTGAATCCAAACCtcagacatttcttttttgtacaCGTTTGTTAAATTATGTACACATTTGAAATTAATATATGTTGCAGAGTGTGTGGCACTTAAGTTAAGTTAAAAACACAACCAGCCTGTATTACATGAAGGGGCAACAGTACTTGGTTAAAAAAGATTGTCATATAACTCTCACtatgaaacactgaaataaagaaCATACTATCGaacatttctgtaaattcaaaataaaagcacatttctgatAAAATCTTGTGATATGCACTATATAAACGTGACCATGCAGATGCTCATGGGGTATAGAAATATCACGTACAATATAATGCAAGCTTGCTATACAAATACTGAAAATTACATCTGATAGTTCATATCTCTTCCAATGAAAAACTCTAGCTTTGGCAGATTTTCTCACAGTCATTCTGACACAATATTTGTATTTGGTGCCAAAACTGGGATGTTTGTATTAAAATTTAAATTATATATAGTGGGTGCCTATATAACCACTGATATTCTAATAATGGTATGCTTCATAATTTAAACCGCTGTTAGCAAACTATTTTGCATTTCTCAACCGAGAAACGGTCACTTGCCTCATGAACTGACTCAAGAAAAATCATTTGAGACAATTTTAATCTCCATATACAAACCAGTCATTCTGGGAGAACTGGCAGCCTCTACTGGCCTCTACATAACATTTGACACACTGGGTTGGATTTGGTAGAAAGTCTGCTGGTTGCTATATGGCACAAAAGGAAATTACAGCACAAAGTTGGAAGAAGGTGCTTCTCTTCCAGTATATATTACAGATGATGGAGTGCTAATCCTAGCAAAAATCACCTGAAACAGGCTTATTTGATCAGCAAAGCCTATGATGCCAAAAGGTTTTCTTCTGATGATGATAATTAGACTGAGGTATTAATTTAACAGCAGTGTTGTATATTTATGTCGAAAATGCTACATGTAGCACCTGTAAATGTATGCTACAACCAATCAAGTTTGATTTGTGCTACTACGGTGAGCACAGTGCTTTACAGAGTATCCTAAAAGAACTAggataaaaatatgtttttaaggttttgttttgttttttttaagaaaagggTGATTAGAAAAATCTGCAACATTTGGGAAGTACATGACTTTGCTAGCTGAATCAGAGTCAGAACAGAAGACCAATATCAGTCTTATCTCTCTGCATTCAGTCCAAATATATATCCATGATAcgtttagcctagcttagcagaAGGACAGGGGGGAACAGATAGCCTATATAAACTGGGGGAAAAGCCTTGCAACAACTTGTGTAACATGACAAAGCAACATTTCTCCATTTGAAACAACAACACCTGCCAAAAACACTGGAGACAGCTAgctctttgtgctaagctaggctaaacacaACCCCAAGCAACTATCCCTGATGCAAACACATAGAGATAAAACGGATACAGATTGGTCTATTCCATATGATAAATTACTGTTCCGAGATGTTCAATCCCCTTAacatagaaaagtgggaggcaTTAGTGtgtaaagtttttgttttggctATAATTTCATTATTTCAACTCGGTTTGTGAGAAATGTTCTTCCTTTGGGTTGGTATGGCAGTTGTTCATCTTTTAGTAATTCAGCTGGGAGCATTTCATATtcagtgttgggcagtaaccAATTCAGCAATAATATATTACAGTAATATTATTACTTTACCTAGTAACAAGTTGTGTAAGGAATTCGTTTCAAAATTGGTAATAAtattacagttactatgttaggTTATGCAGTGTTGCCAGAacataatttgatttttttcctagGTAGGTTGTCATATGATGATGTGTATGCGCAGCAGGTCAGGGCAGGTCACGTCCATTGCAAGCTAAAAGCTGAAGGTTGGAGGATGGGACAGACCGGTCAGTCTCAGTGAGTATATCTCCATTGAAGATACCAAGAACATTGTGGTTTGTTGCAAACTTTGTACAAGCAATAATATGCTTTGAAccgcaaaaaaaacaaaacaatatctgAATAAATGAAGCATCTGACATGGCAGCACAGCTTTGTGAAACACAACTGACAGTGAGACATCTACTGCCCATGAAGCAGCATGCACCAACAGAAACTGGATTTCAGAGCAGGGCACAGTTGTGGAAGGCGCCAAGTGGACACGATCTAAAGTAGCTCATTGCTAAGTTATACCATGGAGGAGACGTTATTTTTGTAAAAGTAATACAGGATGATAATGAacataactaattactttcaaTACCAAGTAATAAGTAAAGTACTTGCATTACTTTTTAATGCAGCAATAAGTAAAGAAGGGAACGTATCACACTTCCtgagtaacttgcccaacactgtcaTATCACGGAATATATCTGCCTTGAAAGTGCCCTGACTGCCAGGTTACTAGTCATTTCAGTGCGAAGAATGCATAGATGTGGTTTTTATTTCAGATCCGTAGTTGCCCCCCAAATAACTATCCCACTTTGTGACTCTGTTCAAGTTAGCATTTGGCTGTGGATTTGACAGCAGCAAGTATATTTGAAATGAAACCTGCCAAATTCATTTGGGAAGCTTGAGGTCAAGTATTGCATTGATTAAGTACAAtgtactaattatcttgtgatATAAATAAGTATAACATTCCACTGTTGTTCTGCTTTTTGTGCTGTAGATATGGGATGGACATCAAATGTAAGTACGGGATATAAAGATAAGGTCAGGGTTTACAGTATACAAGGTACAGTAAACGCATATTTCAGTGCAAGTCACAGCATATTTGACTTCATAGCTACAGAAGGAATGCTAAGCACACTTACGGTTCAAAACAGTATTCTGTTGAGTATGTGGTATCTGTACAGTGAGAGACAAAATAGAAAACATACCTCTGTCACATATTAATGTCATTGTTGTTCACTCTTTGTAAAATAATTCATTCTTTATCTATTCAAATCAAATATGTTGTATCGTAAATAGTATCTTTCTGATGTAGCACCCTTTTCAAACATACACAGTATTTACAGTGCAGGGAAGTAAACAGTGGTTTCACAGCTATGATACATATATTTTTGCTGTATTTGCTGCTTTTGCTACAGTTTGAATGCTactgtgcaattttttttccttttttgattgatttatatatataaaaaacatacagaacTGTTTTAAAAAGTTCTCCTTTTCCCAAAGCACTGGCACAGCATCAACACTACAATAGGTTTTCCTTAGAGTGACCACAAAGTACACAATGATTATTTCTACAACACTTAAAAGGTTGTGATTTAGTGTAAAGACGTATAAAATTGTCATGCTGATTAAAACCTTTACTTTTAAAGTTATTATGATATATACAGATAATACTAACTGCTGTCACAGACATAGGGTCCTCTGAAAACCAACTGTCTTTAATTATTAGCTACATCTTCTTCATATGTTTTTCATCTTAGTATGTTAGTCTTTGAAAACAGGGGTTATTGACGTTCCCTTGTAGAAAATGTTTCGGGCGTTATCAGGACTGTTGGCTCTCTCTGGAATCAGGATGATGTTATTGCCTTTTCTCCGCAGTGTCGACTCACGGCTGGAGGGGGTCTCTGAAGCGGTTTCTCCACCCCCCCCTCCGCCACCACCTCCACCGGATCCAGAACCACTACCATCCCCAGGAGTCACCCTTATGGTAGAGAGTCCCTGCGGGTGGAGCCTCTGCTCTGACTGGCCGGTGCTCTGGGTGTGCACAGTAACTATAGGAGGAGCGCTAACAGTGGCAGTGGTGGTAACAATGTGATTGGCACGCTTCCTGTCAATGGACCCTTCACGTATTGAGTCTGAGCTTTCAGAGTCTCTGTTTAAATCATTGAGGTCAAAGGATTGCTTCAAActtccacctccccctcctggTCCACCAGTCCCTGTACTTCCACCAACCCCAGTGCCATGATCCAGGGACCGCCATCTCCAGGATCCACTTCCATCTGTGGACGGAGCTTGGATCACTGGCTTGTTGTTTTCAGGGTGGGCCTCTACTCTGATAATTGCTCCAGTACTCCCTGAAATACTACCTGTGGTACTACCCAGTGAACTGGGACCTGTGGTGCTGGTGGGGTCTTGATCAGTTAGCGCTCTGTAGCGAGTAGATCCCTGGCAACTCCCATTGGTGCCGCAGCCAATGCTGCTCTCATCTAAACTCTTGGAGTGGGTCTGTAGTAGGCCCTGCTGTTTGGACATAGCAATCACTTGCATGATTCGTGGCTGGGTGTTCTGCCCGATATTGTTAGTCCTGCAGGCTGTTGtcttctctgctgctctttgccAGTTAGCTTGGGCTGTGCTATTTAATGTTGACATCCCCTCACTTCCTCCTACAACCCTCATCCTTGGGGAGTTGGAGTTGTAATTCTCTTGAGCTTCCTCTGGTATGTGGACCAGCTGCGAAGACCCAGGTCTAGATTGCATGGATATTCTGGCACCTCCGGTGATACCACTACAGTTACTGGGCAGGGTGGTACTTGCACCTGTGGCCAGTTTGGACATGTATGCATGACTATCAAAGCCTCCATTCAGACCCATAGCTGATGGCTCAGAGCTAGACCCGAGCTCCATGCTGCCATGGTGATGTGGGTGCTGGGAGGACTGGCCAGATGACGAGTCtacagaggaggagaatgagTCTGGGACCTGCAGGGAGCATTTGTGGTTGCTGTTCTTACTTTTCCATTGAGACAGAAGCTGCTTGGAGCGGCTGGAGTCCATAGAGGCATGGTGGAGGCTGGCAGCGTGACGTCTGGCGGCTTCCTCATATGCTGCCATGGCCTGGGGGGTGTGGACCCGAGGTAGGGTGTGACTAAAGGTCGCCTTGGCATCTTTGTTCACAGGGCTGCGGGGGGAAATCACCTCGACATCTGCAGTAGAGCACTTCAGACTGTCCTCAGGTCTCTGCTGTTGAAAGGCTCGATGAAGGAGGCCATCAGAATGGGAGGTGGGCATGCCAGGCTCACCGGCCATGCTTGCTTTCATTTGCAGGTGGTGGAGTATGGCCTCTTGGCTTATGTGGGGCAAGGAGCAGGGGGGGCGGTGTATCTGTGGAGGGGGGCTGGCGCTGGCCTCCTCACTTGGCTGAAAATTTCCGACTGCATACAAGCCCTGGCAACAGAGGAAACATTATGTATAGTACATTGTATATGTATAGTACTACTAATTTTATGAGTTCTTTGTTGAACCATTTTAGAATATTTgagtttatattttattttcaattttataAAATGAGGCTTCTGTTTAGAGAAACCATTGGGAAGGAAGCATTTGATGGGACTTGCTCCTACCAGGTAGACAGCGATAGCACCTCCTAGCAAGAAGCCAAGGTAGACATCAATGGCATGGTTCTTGTACTGAATAATCCGGGTCAGACCACAAATGATGGCACAGATAGTGAAGGAGAAGACCAGCAAGGGCTTGAGCAGCTTGGATGAATCCGTCAGAGTGCTGTTGAAGTACATCTGTGGACAGATGACAGTGTTATTCTCCATTGTCCTTGACTGATTACTGTTTTGTGTTATAGCAGTGTGCTATACTATCACCCTTCAAAGGCAGCATTAGTTAGCATTTATGTGGATACAAATCACAATAAGTAGTTATCTTCTCCGTAATGGCCGCCATCTATATTTTCCAATTACTGCTGACGTAATTACAAGTCACTATCACCAATCACTGTAGAGTCATTCAATGGCAACTCACTCAGAATCCAGAACTGCTGTTAAATAATTTATCAAGTGAAATACTCCACCTATGTTTTAGAAAttacttttcagtttttaaaagtgttttctcCAGCTGTTTGATCTCTGGCATCGTCACATGCAGTTATTGAACcaattatgaaaaacaaaacaccaactgAGTTATTTCAGCGCAGTTaattaaatgtatgcacaacaACAAGATTTGTGGCAGTTTTCTGTCAGGCTTA
Coding sequences:
- the LOC115570029 gene encoding phospholipid phosphatase-related protein type 4-like, giving the protein MSAREKGILTKDSVSLLPCFYFVELPILVSSVVSLYFLEWTDVFKPVKSGFNCHDRSLSLPYIDPNHEVIPLLMLLSLAFAGPAITIMIGEAILFCCMSRKKSGAGAEANINAAGCNFNSFIRRAVRFVGVHAFGLCATALITDILQLMTGYPTPYFLTVCKPNYTTLNISCEQNPYIMEDICSGADPAAINQGRKSFPSQHATLASFAAVYVSMYFNSTLTDSSKLLKPLLVFSFTICAIICGLTRIIQYKNHAIDVYLGFLLGGAIAVYLGLYAVGNFQPSEEASASPPPQIHRPPCSLPHISQEAILHHLQMKASMAGEPGMPTSHSDGLLHRAFQQQRPEDSLKCSTADVEVISPRSPVNKDAKATFSHTLPRVHTPQAMAAYEEAARRHAASLHHASMDSSRSKQLLSQWKSKNSNHKCSLQVPDSFSSSVDSSSGQSSQHPHHHGSMELGSSSEPSAMGLNGGFDSHAYMSKLATGASTTLPSNCSGITGGARISMQSRPGSSQLVHIPEEAQENYNSNSPRMRVVGGSEGMSTLNSTAQANWQRAAEKTTACRTNNIGQNTQPRIMQVIAMSKQQGLLQTHSKSLDESSIGCGTNGSCQGSTRYRALTDQDPTSTTGPSSLGSTTGSISGSTGAIIRVEAHPENNKPVIQAPSTDGSGSWRWRSLDHGTGVGGSTGTGGPGGGGGSLKQSFDLNDLNRDSESSDSIREGSIDRKRANHIVTTTATVSAPPIVTVHTQSTGQSEQRLHPQGLSTIRVTPGDGSGSGSGGGGGGGGGGETASETPSSRESTLRRKGNNIILIPERANSPDNARNIFYKGTSITPVFKD